In Desulfomonile tiedjei DSM 6799, a genomic segment contains:
- a CDS encoding Fic family protein codes for MRYIHERAEWPKFQWNKEALADQLAAVRHRQGRLIGRMESLGFSLRDEAILQTLTWDVLTSSEIEGEILDPVQVRSSIARRLGLDAAGLVPVDRDIEGVVEMMLDAIQKFDEPLTDERLFGWHASLFPTGRSGMMRIRVGAWRDDSAGPMQVVTGPIGREKVHYQAPDAGRLDREMKRFLAWFNAEQKIDPVLKSGIAHLWFVSIHPFDDGNGRIARAIADMVLAQSEGSSQRFYSMSAQIRQERNVYYKELEAVQKGDLNITEWLRWYLDCLDRAIERAEEILADVLKKARFWERHSNVTFNQRQKDILMRLLEGFKGKLNTSKYANIEKCSQDTALRDITELLELGILQKDTGGGRSTSYSLVDL; via the coding sequence ATGAGATATATCCACGAGCGGGCTGAGTGGCCTAAATTTCAATGGAATAAAGAGGCGTTAGCCGATCAATTGGCTGCTGTCCGGCATCGGCAAGGGCGACTAATCGGACGAATGGAAAGCCTTGGCTTTTCTTTGCGGGACGAAGCCATCCTTCAAACCCTTACCTGGGATGTACTCACATCCAGCGAAATTGAAGGTGAAATTCTCGATCCGGTTCAGGTGCGTTCCTCAATTGCGCGGCGTTTGGGTTTGGATGCCGCCGGTCTGGTGCCGGTGGATCGGGATATCGAGGGCGTTGTCGAGATGATGCTCGATGCGATTCAGAAATTCGATGAACCTTTGACCGACGAACGCCTGTTCGGCTGGCATGCTTCGCTGTTTCCAACAGGGCGGAGTGGCATGATGCGCATCCGAGTCGGGGCATGGCGGGATGACAGCGCCGGACCTATGCAAGTTGTTACCGGTCCTATTGGCAGGGAAAAAGTTCACTATCAGGCTCCCGATGCTGGACGTCTCGACCGTGAAATGAAACGCTTTCTTGCATGGTTCAACGCCGAGCAAAAGATCGATCCGGTTCTGAAATCAGGTATTGCGCATTTGTGGTTTGTGTCGATCCACCCATTTGACGACGGGAACGGCCGCATCGCGCGGGCCATTGCAGATATGGTTTTGGCGCAATCCGAGGGGAGTTCGCAGCGCTTCTATAGCATGTCAGCGCAGATCCGGCAGGAACGAAACGTCTATTATAAGGAACTGGAAGCAGTACAGAAAGGAGATCTTAATATCACGGAATGGTTGCGCTGGTATCTGGACTGTCTGGATCGTGCTATCGAAAGAGCCGAGGAGATCCTGGCCGACGTCCTCAAAAAAGCGCGCTTCTGGGAGCGCCATTCTAACGTGACGTTCAATCAGCGGCAGAAAGATATTCTCATGCGCCTGTTAGAAGGCTTCAAAGGCAAGCTGAACACCTCGAAATATGCCAACATTGAGAAATGTTCTCAGGATACGGCTTTGCGTGACATCACAGAGCTTCTTGAGTTGGGCATTCTGCAAAAAGATACCGGTGGAGGCCGGAGCACGAGTTATTCGCTAGTAGATCTCTGA
- a CDS encoding HEAT repeat domain-containing protein, giving the protein MNKQFYHLRSPGPDKPHQIYGRSAWERTFGRAEWPAIAAGFATGRMYSPHGYPKKDLAIVLPTSKIGDFVWTWYSECIVPDKTLALFKEANFTGYETRPVIIEKVKGLKKKHREEAPIPQLWELLIRGKGGDAAPESGIAPYQYEDSSGVVHSGYTSYRNGIIVDETNWDGSDFFTINGYPKFLLVTERVKEFIMDRQLTNCALVPSDKLRWGSDVTPEESLAQDRELASRSFEELLAELEDPESARRAMYGLGCKGDPRALDSLIERFDHPDVLIWRPAASAVAAIAKHKSSSEQTREEIFSRLCALLDHKDPRIRKTAAMALSYIGSEQAAQKVMRVLSDPDESVRSTGVFVMGFLRYRPALEAVRPLIRDRSKNVREHARRVVAELECEFR; this is encoded by the coding sequence ATGAATAAACAATTCTATCATCTAAGGTCCCCGGGTCCGGATAAGCCCCATCAAATTTATGGGCGATCGGCATGGGAGAGAACCTTTGGCAGAGCAGAATGGCCCGCGATTGCAGCCGGATTCGCTACCGGTCGCATGTATTCGCCACATGGGTACCCGAAAAAAGATCTGGCCATTGTGCTTCCAACATCCAAGATAGGTGATTTCGTATGGACATGGTACAGCGAGTGCATTGTTCCGGATAAGACATTGGCGCTTTTCAAGGAAGCGAATTTTACGGGTTATGAAACTCGTCCGGTTATAATTGAAAAAGTCAAGGGTCTCAAGAAGAAGCATAGAGAAGAAGCGCCCATTCCCCAGCTATGGGAACTGTTGATCAGAGGCAAGGGAGGAGATGCCGCGCCTGAATCCGGGATAGCTCCTTATCAATATGAAGATAGTTCCGGTGTCGTGCACAGTGGCTACACCTCTTATCGCAATGGGATCATCGTTGACGAAACCAACTGGGACGGCTCAGATTTCTTCACAATCAATGGATATCCCAAATTCCTTTTGGTTACTGAGCGGGTCAAAGAGTTCATAATGGATCGGCAACTGACCAATTGCGCACTCGTACCATCCGACAAACTGAGATGGGGATCGGACGTAACGCCTGAAGAATCTTTGGCGCAGGACCGTGAGTTGGCCAGCCGTTCCTTTGAGGAACTCCTTGCGGAACTCGAAGACCCTGAATCGGCCAGGAGAGCCATGTACGGTCTGGGGTGCAAAGGCGATCCTCGGGCATTAGATTCTCTCATTGAGAGATTCGATCATCCGGACGTTTTGATCTGGCGTCCGGCGGCAAGTGCAGTGGCAGCTATTGCCAAGCACAAGTCATCATCCGAACAGACTCGAGAGGAGATCTTTTCAAGACTTTGTGCATTGCTCGATCACAAGGATCCGCGGATACGAAAGACTGCAGCCATGGCCTTGAGTTACATTGGGAGCGAGCAAGCGGCTCAGAAAGTCATGAGAGTGCTGAGTGATCCGGACGAATCGGTGCGAAGTACAGGCGTATTTGTAATGGGTTTCCTTCGGTACAGGCCTGCATTGGAGGCCGTAAGACCTCTGATTCGGGATCGGAGCAAAAACGTACGCGAACATGCTCGACGAGTAGTCGCAGAATTGGAATGCGAATTCCGCTGA